The genome window AGCAGGGGTGAGTGAGTGGTGGTGAGTGAGCGGGAGTGTGAGCAGGGATGAGTGGGGTGTGAGCGGGGGTGAGTGAGCAGGGCTCATACAGGGAGGTGCAGAGTTGGGAGTGGGTGGGTTGGGTGCTGGATGGTGAGAAGCTCTTCTGGAGAGCTAAGCAGGGCCTGGGGCCTCAGGCTGTGGCTTGGCCTTTTCCCCAAGAGCACTGGGGAGCCATGGAGTGCTGTCGAACAGTCACTGCACACTGAGCAGTAAACGGACAGTAGGTGGGCAGGGCTGTCCGAAATCTAGGCCGCAGAGAATAGATGAGGAAGTTGAGTCCAGGGAAATGGCTGAGACAAGGGATACTGTTGAGTCCCCTCTGCCTTGCAGCACTTTGTCATGGCACAGTGAGACCACCCAGAGGTGCCTCCTGTGGCCTGGACCAGAGTCCCAGGGGCTGTGGCCAAATCTGCCCATTTCCCAGCACAGGCCTGGTACCCACTTCTGGCCCTAGGAGGGATGAGATTTTGGAAAGGACCGTGTGAAGGGGCCCCGGTCCCACACATCTGCCCAAGGAGGGGTGGGGGGTTCATACCTAGGCTTCTTCCCCAGGGGCATTCTCTGACTGGAAGGAGACCCTCCAGGAGCCCAGTGCCCCAgcccccactgcagcctccggTGGCTCCTGGCACAATAGCCTGTGGCACCTCCTCCTACAAGGCCCTCCCCAGGGTGCTGGGGGATTCAGACTTGGAAATGCAGGCCAGGGAATAGAGATCATGCGTCCCTGTCTCCCCACCCTGCGCTGAACGGTCAAGGAGACCGAGGGTGGGGTTGATACCCCACATGCTTGCTTGAGGTCATTTTTGAGTCACTTTCGGTAGTTCGTGTCCTTCTAGGAGTTTGGCTGTTGTGTCTAGATGGTCTGATTGTTGGTGTACAATTGTTCgtagtgttttcatggaatcctTTTATTTCTGTCAAGTCGGCAAtaatgtttcctctttcatttctgattttagaaacTTGGGTttgtaattgtttatttatttttattagagatggggtctcatcatgttcccccaggctggtcttgaatgctggcctcagcgatccttccacctcggcctcacaaagcgctgggatgacaggcgtgagccatggtgctcaGTCTCTGATTTGTCATTTGTgtcccatctttcttttcttggtcAGTCTGGTGAAAGACTTGTcgattttgttattattttcaaaaaacccaCTTTTGGTTCTGCTGActatctcttttgtttttccattctccgtatttttacttcccatttccactctcacgtttattattttcttccttttattcacttTGGGTTTAGTTCATTTTCTCGTTTCTCAAGGTGGAAGGTTAGgtttttgatttgagatttttcttctttctttgaatgtagacatttacagttataaatttccctttcagcACTGCCTTAGCTGCATCTTGGAGTTTTTGATACGctgtgctatttatttttatttatttttatttttttaggttttgctccattgcccaggctggggtgcagtggtgcaatcttggctcactgcaacttctacccaggttcaagccattctcatgcctcagcttcccgagtagctgggattacagatgtgcaccaccacacccggctaatttttgtatttttttatagagacgaggtttcaccatttttcccaggctgatctcaaactcctggactcaagcgatcctcccacctcggcctcccacagtgctgggatgacaggcgtgagccaccgtgctggcccgGGCTGTGCATTTGTTTGCATTCTTCTCAAATTAGTTTTCAGTTTCCCTGATGGTCTCTTCTTTGACTCACTGGTTGTTTAGGAGTgtgtaatttccacatatttttgaatttcccacTTTCCTTCACTCTTGATTTCCAGTTTCGTGCCAGTACAGCTGAAGAACACCTCTGCTTTGGTCTCAGTCCTTCTCCATTCACTGAGGCTCGTTTTGTGGCCTGGCACATACATGGTCTGTCATTGGGAATGTCCCATGGGCGCTCGAGAGGACTGTGTATTCAGCTGTTGTTAGGGGGCGTGTGTGACAGATGTCCATTCGGCGTACCTGGTTTCTGGTGTTAATCTTCGGAATGTTTCTGACACTAGAAAATCAGAAGCTTTCCACTGTTCCCAGCACCGTGGCTTTGGGAGAGGCCAGTGAGCCTATGGTTTTGGAGCCTGGTTGCATGAGAGAAGCATGTGTGGGAACACCAGGGGCTGGCTTTGAACCCCATTCCCCCAACATGATGCCATGTGTGGCAGACATGACGCTTGGCTTTGCTCTCTCAGGGTTCCATCTGCGACAGGGGCTACTTGTGCCCGTGGCCTCATCAGCTCAGGCTGAAGGCGGCCCTGGTCCTCGCCAGAGGGACTTTGTGAAGCAGAAATAGATGGCCTGGTGCAGGGGCCGAGCCTGGCCAGACCTCGGCCCTGGGAGTTGTAAAGAAGGCCGGCCTCTACCATGAGCATCTGCACCAAGCTGTGCCCATGTCACGGTGTGCTCGGTGTCTGCCCTTGTACAGGTACAAGGCCTATCTGAGCTCAGGCTCCTCGCCTATGGGGCCCAGGTTCACAGAGGTATGAAAGAGACAAGCACAGCGCAGGGGCCTCCGAGCCCAGCCAGCCTCTCTTCAATGCTGGGAGGCTGACgtcttccattttgttttctgccCAGGCCAGCTGCGGGCCGTCCAGTGGCTGTGCTACTTCTACAGTGTCGTCATGCCCAGCGAGGCCTAGCGTGTCATCTACCACAAGTTCCAGCTCTCCCTGGCCCACAAGGTGACCGACAAGGTGCTGGAGGGGGCAGCTCCTGGAGACCATCAGTCAGCTCTACCTGTCCCTGGGCACCGAGCGGTGAGGGCTGGCTTTGCAGTGGTGGGGGTGTGGAGGGGGGTTgggggggcagggcagggaggagggcacAGGGAAGCTGGCCCAGGGCCCCATCAGCCCCTTTCCTTTGGATCATTTGGTTCCTTGGCATCAGATGCTTTGAGCTGGTGGGCCTGGGGTCGTcccagggctgctgctggctCGTGAGTCCCAGCTTGAGCCTCCCTTGTTGGGTCAAAGGTCATCTCAACCCCAGCAGAGGCGGTACGTGCACTCTGGGCTGTTCTTCCTACTATGGTGGCTTTTGTCATCTGACCACTGCCTGCCCCGAGTCTTCACTCCTGGCTTTCATCTGTCCCCTTAAATGTGACCACAGCAGCCACCTGTGGCTTCTCTCCCACAGAAGACAGAGCCAGTTGTGTCACCTGCTTCCCTGGGGCAGGGTTTCAAGGTCTCACGTCCCATATGTGGCCCACTCGGCTTCCCCCGAGCATCCTGACCTGGTGGGGTAACCATGGACCTGGCCACCCCACCCACAGGGCCTGGTGACATTGCTGCAGTCACAGCCCCTCGAGTGTCGGACTTACtgagagagcagggaaggagcCAGATTCCATGGGGACCCGGGAGACTGGCTCCAGTCTTGGCCTCAGgttcacagaaggaaaatgggcCAGTGTGCTAGAGCCAtgcttctcaaagtgtagtccctGGACCAGCAGAGCAGCATCTATATCACCTAGGAGCTTGTGGCAAGTGGGAGTTCTGGggcctgccccaggcctgtggaGCCGGAAgctctgggggcagggccagcAAGCTATACAGACAGGCCTCCGAGTGACTGTGATGCCtgcacactttgagaaccatcgGCCTAGATAGCCTCTGAACACTAACGGCTCCTGGTGTGTCTGGAGAAGACACAGGCCAtgtctgggaggcaggggagatgGACTAGCACACTCCTCCTGCCACAGGGCAGCATGATGCTCGATTCCCTCAGAAGGATGTCCTTCATCTTTTCCATGCCGTGTGTGTTCACCCTGGccctcccagcagcctgggaAGGGCAGAACACTGCACACACAAGACGGCCGTTCGCAGTCCCCACATGCCAGATTCATCTGCCACCAGACCCACGGGAGGAGGCAGACTGGTTCCAGGAGGATGAGAGCCCTTGTTCTGACACCTGTGTCTGATTCCAGGGCCTACAGATCCACTCTGGACTACACCAAACGAAGTCTGGGGATTTTCATTGACCTCCAGAAGAAAGAGGAGGCGCATGCCTGGCTGCAAGCAGGGAAGATCTACTACATCCTGCGGCAGAGCGAGCTGGTGGACCTGTACATCCAGGTGAGTGGCAAGGGATGCAGGAGGGCCCCTGTGCTGTTCActctctgtccatccatccatccgttcatTCTTCCATCATCTATTTAcctgttcatccttccatccatctatccatcatccatccatctgtcctttcatccatccatcattcatctatCCTTTtatcatccatctattcatccgtctatccatccattcacctgtccatctacccatccattcatccttccatcatCTGTTTACttgttcatccttccatccatccatccattatccattcatccatccatccattcttccatcaTCTTCCCATACACCTGTGggtccttccatccatccatccatccatcatccatccattcacctgttcgtctttccacccatccatccatcatccatccatccttttatcatccatccattcacttgTTCGTCCATCCATTCACCTTGTcgtccatccattcacctgttcgtccatccatccatccttccatctatctttccatcatccatccaactgttcatccttctatccatccatcatccatccatccatccatccgtcatTCATCTGGTCACCTCTTCATCCATCCTTTCACCagtttgtccatccatccatccatctttccatccatccttccatctatcTTTCCATTATCCAGCCATTCAGCTGTTCATCCTTCTATCCATCCAACCgtcttccatccatccatgatccatccattcacctgtccatccacccatccattcattcatcatccatccttttatcatccatccattcacccgtccatccatccattcacctgttcatccgtccctccatccattcttccatccatcctttcatcatccatccattcacctgttcattCTTCCAtgcatccatccttccatcattCATCCACTTGCCTcctcatccttccatccatccatcatccatccattcttttatcatccatccattcacctattcatccttccattcatccatccatcatccatccatccatccttcatccattcttttatcatccatccattcagccaccatccatccacctgttcatccgtccatccattcattcatccatccttccatccatccatcattctccatccatccatttatccattcatccatatatccatccatctatcatccatccatcctcccatcatccatccactcacctcctgttcatccttccatccatccatcattcatctatccatccgtttatccattcatccatccatccttccatcatctatccatccttccatcatccatccatcgttcctccatccatccatccatccatcatccatcatctgtccattcatccatcctcaTTCATCCACTTTATCATCCATCAATTCacctgtctatccatccattgcctgtcatccatccatctttccacCAACCATCCATCACCTGTTcatccttctatccatccatcatccatccatccattatccattcatctatccagccatccatccaccatccatccatcctcaccttcatccttccatccatatTCATCCATCTCCATCCCAGCCATCCATCCAGCCAGCAGCCAGCCNNNNNNNNNNNNNNNNNNNNNNNNNNNNNNNNNNNNNNNNNNNNNNNNNNNNNNNNNNNNNNNNNNNNNNNNNNNNNNNNNNNNNNNNNNNNNNNNNNNNGTGGGTCTGGCTACACCTAACAGAAAACCCAAATAGCACTGCTTTAAACCAGAGAGGGGTgcgtttattttctcacatttaaaaaaagctGAACTTAAGTAGTCCGGGGCTGGTACGTCACACCAAAGGCCCAGGGTCCTTCCCGCGTTCTGTGTCAGCAAAGGCCCAGGGTCCTTCCTGCGTTGTGCATCAGCTCCACCATCCTCAGGGTGTGACTCTTCCCTCATGCTCTCAGGACAGCTGTCCCAGCACCAGCCATCACATCCATGTTCCAGGCaggaagaaggcaaaggggaagggcCCTGCACGTGGCAGCTGAGCCCCCTTCACAGGAGCTTCCCTGCAAGTCTCTCCCAGCACCACCCACCTCCATGCCACAGCTGCACCCCAGGCTGCGAGGAAGGCCAGGACATGGTTCTCATCTGCCCACTGTCAGAACTGTGCAGAGGCACCGGAGTTCTGTTAGTAGGGAGGAAGAATGGATGCTGGGTTAGCAACGTGCAGAGTCCCCACCACAGCCAGGACTCAGGCAGGAGCGATCCCCACTAAAAGGCAAAGATTTCACACTGGGCTGCAGTGGGGAGGTGCTAGGTGCTTGGGCTGGGGTCCCACCTTCTAACAAACATGAGGCTCTTGTTCAAGATTTAACCCTGTGAGGGTGGCCTGTGGCCCACATGCACCCAGACCAGCTGCCTGGTGCGCCTTGGCCCACGCCAGAACTTCCAATTCACCCTGGGGCGGGGGAGGCCTGGGGCACGCGGTTTGCACACACGCTCCTGGCTGATCTCTTcttctataatttataaaattaacacTGTACTTACTAGATGGGATGAAAAGGCAAATATGTAATGAGaaagttcccctccctgtgtctgccCCAGGCTGACCCCCTTACAGCCTTTCCTGCTGCAGGGGCTCCTGGGGTCTTCAAGGTACTTGAGAAACTCTCCAGTCCTGGAACCAGCTCTGGGGGGGGTCTCCTCAGCTGGCTGAGCCTCGACCGCTGGACCCCAAGGATGCCGGCGGCACTGACACCACTATGGGCTTGGCCGCTGCCCTGGGTGGTAGTCAGCCATGTCATCAAGTGACACAGCACCCAACCCCTCAGCAGCAACAGGCAGAAGGGGGGCCTCCAGTCTGCACTCCGGGGTTTAGGATGAGGGCTACAGCTGAGCCAACGCCACGGGGCCAGGAGGGTTCCCAGGTCTCACAAGGGTTCTTTTCAGGCCGGGCTGAGTCTAGATGTTGGGCCAGATGCAAAGAATGGAGGCCAAGTCCAGAAAGGGGAGGGCCCTCCCCTGTGGGAAGCCTTGCCGGCTCCCCTTTTGCCCCTAGATCCTAGGCTGGTTCTGGGCTCAGGAGGCCGCCCCCTCCAGACCAGTCCACCTGTTCAGCCAATGGGCGACCCATATAGTCACAGGTCCTGCAGGCTCAGGAACTCTTGGCTCCAGGcgcccctgcctctgccccttcGCGACAACTGGGGACAGGCTTCCTGCACCATCTAATCCCAAACCTCTGCCCACACCCCTGAAAGTTCTTAGTTGAATTCTTCTTAGTTAAATCCTTGGCTGACACGGAAGGAAAAagccaaatctcatctcacaAGACCTTTAGTTGAGACAACATGCACAGCTGCCTGCCCTGAAAGTCCCAGGTGTCCCAATCAGGAAGAGGCGATGAGAACGGACCAATGGCCGCCACGGTCACGCGTGGGATCCTCAGCGATGGCTGGCGGCACAGCTCATTCAGCACACCTGTATCATCATGGACGTCACCATGTTATCAAAGGCCCTGCTAAGAGAAACAGACCCACTCAGAGGAAAGCCAGGCCCTCCACCTCTCTGCTCACGGAGacaggcagggcagcagggctcCGTCCACAGGATGCTCAGGGCCTTCTCCAGGGTCCAGAAACGTGAACTCAGCTGAGAGGCCAGGACAGGAGTCCCGCCCCACCAGGCACTGAGAACCCATCTGCTGCCTCCAAGTTCCCTGTGCAGTCTCCCAAGGCCCCAGGAACGGGTGGAGGAGGGAGCACCATGGGCAGGCAGGATAGTGGTGTGGCAAGGACAGGCCTGTGCAGCCCAGGAGGCAAGACTGCATGGACGTTCGCCTGCCTGCTCCCATCCAGGACCCAGGATGGCCCCAAGACAGAGCCCCGGTGGAGGGAAGGGCCTGGCTGGGGTCACTGCGGCGTCCTCTTGCCAACCACAAGGAATTATGTCTTGGGACTGGGGACTCGCTGGAACCAAGTCTGGAGTGTAGGCGTGGACCCCACATTTCCCTCATGCCATTCAAAAGTTAAGTCTGTTTACTTTGTGGGCCATTCGGAAGATGCCTGCAAACCAGGTTCCTGACTGTTCAAATTCAACATAAAAGATCAGGTAGTGGGAAgccgagacgagcagatcacgaggtcaggagatcgagaccatcctggctaacacggtgaaaccccgtctctactaaaaaatacaaaaaactagccgggcgaggtggcgggcgcctgtagtcccagctacttgggaggctgaggcagaagaaaggcgtaaacccgggaggcggagcttgcagtgagatgagatccggccactgcactccagcctgggcaacagagccagactctgtctcaataaaaaaaaaaaaaaaaaaaattcatcaggtAGTGACAAGAGGATGTGTGATCCCTGAAAGCCACTGCCCATGTGCTTGGCCCTGAGTCCTGCAGGTACCCCAGGTACCCACTGGGCACACCTGGGAAGCCAAATGGGCAAGCTCCGCTCTCCGCACCACACACACTCTATCCACTTTACGCGCTGGAGATCTGTGTAAGAGTTGGTGTGGAAAAACAGGGCTTTGTGGCTTTAAAACCTCTGCCCTAGGGGTTTTAGGGGGATGGTGCTCATAGCTTAAAAAGACCTTTCCTCCCTTGTTTTCCAAATGGTTGCATTTTGGCAACCGAAATGGCAAGGCAGGTCCTACAGAGAGAAGGGAGCAAGACACAGAAAGTACAGCCCACCTGGACTGGATGCGGACACAGGAAGTAGGGCCCACCTGGACTGGATGCGGTCCCCCGGGTTGTAGAAGGGGTTGCACATCACGTCCGTGTAGGAGTTGTGTAGCTTCCGGAACATCTGAAAAAGACCCAGCAAACTGTGACATTGCCAGGTACACACAGCCAGGGCCAGATTTTTGGTTTCTCAGCATTTCAAAACAaagtcaaaaaggaaaaacaaaacacccactCGGGCATGGCCTTCTAACCCCCCGACCTACGCTGCGAATTTCGTTGTCTCGAAGGGCTGTGTTGGAGGAATCCACCACCATGACAAACTTCACCTTGGAGTTGGTGACGTAGCCGTATCTGCACAGTTGGTTAAGGAAGGCACTCTTAACACAGGGACTGCCGGCAGAGGACCCTCTGCGGGCCCTCCCTTTGGAGAAACGTGGCAACCTTGAATCACAGGAaatgcccaggctgggctggtcCTGCAGTGACCGTGCTGGGTGCAAGCCTAAATACTTCGCTAGGGCGACGTCTGGTGTTTGCGGGAGAAGCAAGGGGCAGGCAGCCAAGCCTTACCCAGTTCACACTCCAAGAGCCGAAACTCCTAGACTCTGAGTCTGTCTGGATCACCTCACCCTCTTTATGAATCAATGCCTGGCCCAGAAAATTAACTGCAAAAGCAGAGGCTTCGTGAACAAGGCAGATCCCCTCTCTAGAGGCcacattattttgtaaaatagtgGCTACCAGCAAATGTCACCATGGACAAGCTACATTACCGCTTTTGGGAAGGTCTTTGAACtccatggcctcaagtgatttgtccCAAGGGACTAGAGGAGAGTGTCTAGTGACGTACGAGGCAAGGcctaacaaaataaatgaaaccattATCCCCTGCTCAAAGGTGGTGGCTCCCCCTGAAAAGCACGGAAAGAAATCCTTGCAGGTACAAAGCAGAAGTGTCCCAGTTCCTCTGCAAACCAGACAACAGACACGTGCAAACCAAAACATTCTACAGGGCATTCTAACCTTGCTTTTCCCAAATGATTCTTccagtgaaagagagagaagagttaGAGGCCTTCATTCACCTCAGGCATC of Rhinopithecus roxellana isolate Shanxi Qingling chromosome 20, ASM756505v1, whole genome shotgun sequence contains these proteins:
- the LOC104655977 gene encoding trafficking protein particle complex subunit 2-like protein isoform X2, encoding MAVCIAVIAKENYPLYIRSSPTENELKFHYMVHTSLDVVDEKISAMGKALVDQRELYLGLLYPTEDYKVYGYVTNSKVKFVMVVDSSNTALRDNEIRSMFRKLHNSYTDVMCNPFYNPGDRIQSRWALLPVSASSPGPLITW
- the LOC104655977 gene encoding trafficking protein particle complex subunit 2-like protein isoform X4, which gives rise to MAVCIAVIAKENYPLYIRSSPTENELKFHYMVHTSLDVVDEKISAMGKALVDQRELYLGLLYPTEDYKVYGYVTNSKVKFVMVVDSSNTALRDNEIRSMFRKLHNSYTDVMCNPFYNPGDRIQSRAFDNMVTSMMIQVC
- the LOC104655977 gene encoding trafficking protein particle complex subunit 2-like protein isoform X3, producing MAVCIAVIAKENYPLYIRSSPTENELKFHYMVHTSLDVVDEKISAMGKALVDQRELYLGLLYPTEDYKVYGYVTNSKVKFVMVVDSSNTALRDNEIRSMFRKLHNSYTDVMCNPFYNPGDRIQSSRAFDNMVTSMMIQVC
- the LOC104655977 gene encoding trafficking protein particle complex subunit 2-like protein isoform X1 → MAVCIAVIAKENYPLYIRSSPTENELKFHYMVHTSLDVVDEKISAMGKALVDQRELYLGLLYPTEDYKVYGYVTNSKVKFVMVVDSSNTALRDNEIRSMFRKLHNSYTDVMCNPFYNPGDRIQSRWALLPVSASSPAGPLITW